The Dioscorea cayenensis subsp. rotundata cultivar TDr96_F1 chromosome 18, TDr96_F1_v2_PseudoChromosome.rev07_lg8_w22 25.fasta, whole genome shotgun sequence genome includes the window TGACTTGGATGAATCAAGGATCCTCTTTGCAGTTATTTGAGCAGGAGCAATTTCACTCGGTACCCCCAGTGGGTCTTCTGAAGAGCCATCCTTGAAATTGTGCCTTTTACTGTGCTTTACTGTCttgctcttctttctctctcttttgttcGACAAATTCTCCGCAGCCATCTTCAAGTGTCTTTTCAGATGAAGAATTCTTGAACCAACACAAGTCACAATGTATTACAACCACAGAACCGAAGCTAAAATCAGAGAAACAAGCTGCCTTTGTTAAAAATTTCAGTAAAAAGAAGTGAATATATCTTAATACAACAAATGGCCATAATAACAGTTTGCAACAAAAAGCTCAAAACTTGATTCCATACACACTTGCAACAACTCAAGCTAACCAACAATATTCATGATTTCAGAAATAAGAAGGATCTTAGGGAGTAACAGAACTCTTCCTTCCAATATTTGCACCAAAAATCATAACTTTTTCATAGAAGACGATCAAATCAAGAGAAAATAGCTACTTAAATAAATTCGAAATACAAAtccattcaaaaaaaaaaaaattactatgttCACAGAAGGAATCAAAAGAGACGAAAATCTCCAAATTAAAGCAAACCTAAAACAATTTCGAGGAAATAGAGAAGCTCAAGCTACACGATGTTGAGAGAGATATTGCGCTCGTGTCGCACTTTTGGTCTAGGAAAATCCAcgagaaaaaaaggaaactcGCATAATAAACCCTAATTCTTGGCGGTATAGTCCTAAGGAAAAAACCCTAGAATTCTAACAGAACAACAAAGCggataaaaatcataaatatgtaGGAAATTTACATTTGAACACTTGCAAACCtgcataattaaatatagtggcttttgtttttaatttttaataagaaagttCATGAGAtgtgtatattttattaataggaTAAGTCCCGCCGAACTTTTTAATCTAAGGGTTAATTGacactttcaaaataaataatttttttttatttgtttataaatggGGGGCAAGTAGTTCCATCAAAGAAAAGTCAAAGCAAATACAAACTAACAAGTGTTATAACTTATCACTTTGTATAGATTTTGGAGTTTGATTTTGAGTCAACTAACACgggtaattttcttggttgagcaCTAACCTTTGGTCATATATCAATTTGAACACTAACATTTCAAAACGTATCAAAAGTGAAAGACTGacatttaatttggttacacTTGTGAGGTTATTGGGGTTTTTCGGTGAGAATTCGATCATGTGGATATCGGACTCTACCTCATCTTCACTCGTGAATCTCTGCCACATCAACAAGTAGGGGCGAAAAGGGAGAAAAAAGATGATCAGAGCAGGAGGATGAAGAGGGCGATGTGGCGGTGACATGGAGGAGAAGTGCACATCCGGAGAAATTCGATGCGGCGATCCTCCGAGGGTGAAGATGATGTGAGTCCGAGCGTCACGTCATCGAATTCTTGCTGGAAAACCCCAATAATCTCACCAatgtaaccaaattaaatgttaatgctcactttgatacgttttgaatgttggtgctcaaattaaaatatgaccaaaggttagtgctcaaccaagaaaattacccCAACTAACACCTACACAAGGACTCGGTATCAATAAGTGATAAGGTCATTAGTTTataaaatacttttaattttagatattttttttatttatatatgaaagaaTATTTTTGTGGATAAACAAACAACACTCTGCTAtttttttgagtgaaaaatgaACGAGCTCATATTGCCTAGTTCTAGAACTATATTCCCTAGTTGTGACTTATCACAGTCTACAGTCTGACATATATTctctggaaaaaaaattaactactacataaaaaataaaagacacgTGTCAAGCTGTCATATGTTAAAACCATCGAATACCTGGTTATGGAACTAGACAATATGAACTCAAAATGAACTATCAAACTAACGGTTTGTGGCTCTATTAGCACCAAATACTCTACATAGGGTGTTCTTTTTTAGAACGACTTGAAATTGAACCCCAAACCCGTTTCTTAAATTGGACAGTGCTTGTGGCCtactttgtttaaaaaaaaaaaacactacaaTGAACTATACTNNNNNNNNNNNNNNNNNNNNNNNNNNNNNNNNNNNNNNNNNNNNNNNNNNNNNNNNNNNNNNNNNNNNNNNNNNNNNNNNNNNNNNNNNNNNNNNNNNNNNNNNNNNNNNNNNNNNNNNNNNNNNNNNNNNNNNNNNNNNNNNNNNNNNNNNNNNNNNNNNNNNNNNNNNNNNNNNNNNNNNNNNNNNNNNNNNNNNNNNNNNNNNNNNNNNNNNNNNNNNNNNNNNNNNNNNNNNNNNNNNNNNNNNNNNNNNNNNNNNNNNNNNNNNNNNNNNNNNNNNNNNNNNNNNNNNNNNNNNNNNNNNNNNNNNNNNNNNNNNNNNNNNNNNNNNNNNNNNNNNNNNNNNNNNNNNNNNNNNNNNNNNNNNNNNNNNNNNNNNNNNNNNNNNNNNNNNNNNNNNNNNNNNNNNNNNNNNNNNNNNNNNNNNNNNNNNNNNNNNNNNNNNNNNNNNNNNNNNNNNNNNNNNNNNNNNNNNNNNNNNNNNNNNNNNNNNNNNNNNNNNNNNNNNNNNNNNNNNNNNNNNNNNNNNNNNNNNNNNNNNNNNNNNNNNNNNNNNNNNNNNNNNNNNNNNNNNNNNNNNNNNNNNNNNNNNNNNNNNNNNNNNNNNNNNNNNNNNNNNNNNNNNNNNNNNNNNNNNNNNNNNNNNNNNNNNNNNNNNNNNNNNNNNNNNNNNNNNNNNNNNNNNNNNNNNNNNNNNNNNNNNNNNNNNNNNNNNNNNNNNNNNNNNNNNNNNNNNNNNNNNNNNNNNNNNNNNNNNNNNNNNNNNNNNNNNNNNNNNNNNNNNNNNNNNNNNNNNNNNNNNNNNNNNNNNNNNNNNNNNNNNNNNNNNNNNNNNNNNNNNNNNNNNNNNNNNNNNNNNNNNNNNNNNNNNNNNNNNNNNNNNNNNNNNNNNNNNNNNNNNNNNNNNNNNNNNNNNNNNNNNNNNNNNNNNNNNNNNNNNNNNNNNNNNNNNNNNNNNNNNNNNNNNNNNNNNNNNNNNNNNNNNNNNNNNNNNNNNNNATGTCTGGCGGAAGTTGATGCATGGTTTCAGATATCTGCTGAAGGTGTTACAGACATAAAAGACTGATTCATATTCCATACATTTATCATGATCTTCTCCACTGTTGTTTTCGTATTCTAGCAAATACAATCGGAACCCATAAGCAACTCAATTCCTGGGTTCTTGCCAACTTTCTAATTGTTACCAGTTTGGAGTTGAAGAATTTTAGTTATCAGATTGaggtgttttcttttggaaggtGATGAATATCTATCCAGTAAATCTGGTTGTAATTTTTTATGTCAGCATAAGTTAAACCAGCCAAGAACTGTAATTTTTGTCCTTCAATATCTTTCAAGCAATTTGTAGTTTAATCTCAACTGTGTTCAAATTATCTCTGTTTCTGTAGTGTGTCTATGGATATCAAAGGCAAATAAAAAGGAATCAGTTGGGATTCTGCAGACACTCTTTGAAAGTAAACAATACTTCTGAGGTAAACTCTCTAAATTTCATGTGATTCAAGTGAGCTTGTACAGTTAAATTCAATTTTCTTACCCACTCATTTGGCAGCAACACCACAGCCCCAGCTGCACCCATATATGTCAGATGCAgtgcttttcttgttttttttctttacctgTATTCAGCTGCTGCTTTTTCAGTGAAGCTAAAGATGAATTCTGTTTGGCAGAAATATTCTCAGTCTCTTTCCCTCTCATAGCTTTCAATCTCctccttttttatttactttggcAAGAAGCAGCTTTCATTTTTGTAGTTCAAGAAAAAGCTCATACTCAAAttctcagtttttttttctttgcatttgcaGAAATATGTTCTATCAAAATTTGGATTCCTGGTAATAACAGCTGTCTTTATTAAAAAGCACTACTTGATTCTTTCCTTGTCTTCCCTTACAAATTCATAATCAAACAGAAGCACTCACTGCTTTTTGAGTACAAGAACCCCTGTTTCTAGCATGAGTTTAAAAGCACTGCACTACCTTGCTTTTCCCTGTCTTAACTACACAAGAGGCCATGCATTCATCATTACATCCATTACTAACATTTTTATATTCTAAAGTAAGATTTTGCTAGCAGACTTCATGGATGTAAGagcaactaaaaaaatataaacaagagCTTGAAGACACTAGAGGGAAGCAGTAAAGGAATGCTACTGTTTTATGGCAGTCAAAGTCTGATACTGGTCTCATGCTCTACCTGCCAAAGTCTGTCTTTTTATCAGTGagaaaggaggaggaggatgatgatgatgatgatgaaacctGGGAATCAAAGTGAAGGAGTTAGAGATTCTGCTGCTTTAGTTTCCAGCAACAGTGCCATGGACCTCAAAGCCTCCAGACTAATGCAATGTGCTTCTGTTTACCAGTCCATAGGAGAggtaaaaatttcaaacttatctTTTGGTCTTTTGGGCATTTGAACTTActtctctttgtttctcttgCTAGGAGTCTCCATTGGAGGGTGATTCAAGCTTCTACAgcacaaacaaagaaaagccaCTGGTAGATGCCTTTCCTGATCCACTGTGCAAGCTCAATCTCAAGGAGACATCAGACTTTGTGAAGGCTTTTCCAGTGAGCACCAATAACAACAAGGAAAGCTCAGCTCTGAGGAGGAGAGAGGTTGTGAGCTTTGTTGGGCAAAAGAGGCTGGATGCTCCTTCCACTCCTGGAAGACCAATCTTTAGTTTCAGCCCTTGGAATCCACCCAGGAGGAGCATACCTTCCAAGTGGGATGATGCTCAGAAATGGTTAATCAGCAGCTCATGCCATGAATCCCCTGCCCATGGGATAAAGCCTTATGATTCTTCAGTGGTTTCCAAGCAAAATGATGGTTTTCACCAGAAAGGTGATGCCTTTGCAGAGTTACTGAGCTCTAACAAGGAAACAGTCCCTGTGTTTCTGAAAGGTTAAATCTCTTTCAATCTTTTTACCTTTTCAGTCTCTGGATCTTGAAACTCATTTTGCAACTCACATCACAGATAAGTTCACAGACAATGTGGAGCAAGTCTTGACCAATTTCCAACCTTTAGAACCCATGAAAGAAGGTTTTGTGTTCAAAAGCTCATTCTTTGAGCCCATGAAAGATGCTGCTGAGGTTCAACATAGAGACATTGGTACAGAGATGACTCCTCTGGGAAGCTCTACAACATCAAGATGTCACACTCCTATTAAAAGCACTTCACCTTTAAGGCACAACACTCCAGCCAGCAGGTCTGGTCCTTTGTTCGCCTCTAGTAACACCACCATTGATATTTCTGAGCTCAATGACTGCCACTTTGCAAAGCTTGAACTGTGTTCTCAGTATGATGCCATGGTTTCAAATTGGAGCTCAAGAGAAGAGGAGGAACAGGAGATTTCAAAGAGTTTAAGGCATTTTGATATTAGTGATGGAAGGAAGAGTGTTGCTGAATGTAGAGCATCTTTATGGGAAGATAAGGAGAAGATCAAGAGTTGTACAAGGTATATATCTCatgaaatttaacaaaaaaaataaataaaaaaagaatcacTGGGTAAGATTTAGACTTCATGtctcttttaaaaatatgtttatagGTATCAGAGAGAAGAAGCAAAGATTCAAGCTTGGGTAGACCTTCAGAATGCAAAAGCAGAAGAACAGAGCAGAAAACTGGAGGTAAGAGAGCAGCAAAAATTGGTTCTTTTTTTcctgaaaaaaatcataaagaaaTGTAGTGTTTGCAGGTGAAAATACAGAAGATGAGATCTAATTTAGAGGAGAAATTGATGAAAAGAATGGCAATTGTTCACAGGAGAGCTAAAGAGTGCAGAGCAGCAGCCCAGCTACAGCATTCACAGCAGCTTTTGAGAGCTTATGAACAAGCACAAAAGATCAAAATCCAACAGaaacagcaacagcaacaggCATCTCTTTTCACTGACCACACATCCTGTGGCTGTTTCTCATGCAGCACCATTATCTGAAAATCAATGAATTTTTTGTAACAAAATTTACTTGTTTTGAGATGAGTGAGATGCCAATGGTCTCTTGTGTCTCTGGAGCTCTGTGCCCAATTGAGAGAACCTTTGTTTTTTATCCACAGTTTCAATAGTATTCAGTAAAGTACAAGAGGCTTGACAGTGAAggcatgtggtttttttttccttggtagCAGGTTTTGGTTTGCATGAGAAAGCTCCACAGCACTGAAACCTTTTTTATCATTTCAAGAATCAACCTATGTGGCTTGATCTTCTGGGaacaattcaaaatttaaatctcTGCACAAAATTATCT containing:
- the LOC120281739 gene encoding uncharacterized protein LOC120281739 encodes the protein MMMMMMKPGNQSEGVRDSAALVSSNSAMDLKASRLMQCASVYQSIGEESPLEGDSSFYSTNKEKPLVDAFPDPLCKLNLKETSDFVKAFPVSTNNNKESSALRRREVVSFVGQKRLDAPSTPGRPIFSFSPWNPPRRSIPSKWDDAQKWLISSSCHESPAHGIKPYDSSVVSKQNDGFHQKGDAFAELLSSNKETVPVFLKDKFTDNVEQVLTNFQPLEPMKEGFVFKSSFFEPMKDAAEVQHRDIGTEMTPLGSSTTSRCHTPIKSTSPLRHNTPASRSGPLFASSNTTIDISELNDCHFAKLELCSQYDAMVSNWSSREEEEQEISKSLRHFDISDGRKSVAECRASLWEDKEKIKSCTRYQREEAKIQAWVDLQNAKAEEQSRKLEVKIQKMRSNLEEKLMKRMAIVHRRAKECRAAAQLQHSQQLLRAYEQAQKIKIQQKQQQQQASLFTDHTSCGCFSCSTII